One segment of Sphingomonas qomolangmaensis DNA contains the following:
- a CDS encoding FliI/YscN family ATPase: MLNTFADDYLERLAAPMFVAKPRVSGRLASFDGLLMEAVGLLLPVGTVCAVGSGKGAVEAEVIGFRNGRTLLMNLGGPAPLLPNAPVRPIGPPGEAEVGSALLGRVIDGAGKPIDGLGPIRGADHWPLGGKLQSPLDRGRVREPMDVGVRAINGLLTIGQGQRVGIMAGSGVGKSVLLGMIVRAAQADVVVIGLIGERSREVSDFLETKIHGAARQRSVVVAVPANHSPVLRIRGALRATAIAEAFRDEGKRVLLIMDSLTRVAHAGREIGLALGEPASARGYPPSAIAMLPSLIERAGTCVHSGGSITAIYTVLADGDDGNDPVVDSARSILDGHIVLSRALAERGVYPAIDVGPSVSRVMTDIAAKRHVHAARVLRRHLATYEENRDLVLMGAYRAGADPAIDAAIAAHGAVLEYIRQDADSIVSLDAAIEELTGVFADG; encoded by the coding sequence ATGCTGAACACCTTCGCCGACGATTATCTCGAGCGGCTCGCCGCGCCGATGTTCGTTGCCAAGCCGCGCGTTTCGGGACGTCTCGCGTCGTTCGACGGGTTGCTGATGGAAGCGGTCGGGCTGTTGCTACCGGTGGGGACGGTGTGTGCGGTCGGCAGCGGCAAGGGCGCGGTCGAGGCCGAGGTGATCGGCTTTCGCAACGGGCGCACGCTGCTGATGAACCTCGGCGGCCCCGCGCCGCTGCTGCCCAATGCGCCGGTCCGGCCGATCGGCCCGCCGGGCGAGGCCGAGGTCGGCTCCGCGCTGCTGGGCCGTGTTATCGACGGCGCGGGCAAGCCGATCGACGGCTTGGGGCCGATCCGCGGCGCCGACCACTGGCCGCTGGGGGGCAAGCTGCAGAGCCCGCTCGATCGCGGCCGGGTGCGCGAGCCGATGGATGTCGGGGTGCGCGCGATCAACGGGCTGCTGACGATCGGCCAGGGCCAGCGCGTCGGCATCATGGCGGGATCGGGGGTCGGCAAATCGGTGCTGCTCGGCATGATCGTGCGAGCAGCGCAGGCCGATGTCGTCGTCATCGGTCTGATCGGCGAGCGCAGCCGCGAAGTTTCGGACTTCCTCGAAACCAAGATCCACGGCGCCGCGCGCCAGCGTTCGGTGGTGGTGGCGGTGCCCGCCAACCACTCGCCCGTCCTGCGCATCCGCGGTGCGCTGCGCGCCACCGCGATCGCCGAGGCGTTTCGCGACGAGGGCAAGCGCGTGTTGCTGATCATGGATTCGCTCACCCGGGTGGCGCATGCCGGCCGCGAGATCGGGCTGGCGCTGGGCGAGCCCGCGTCGGCACGCGGCTATCCGCCGAGCGCGATCGCGATGCTGCCAAGTTTGATCGAGCGCGCGGGCACCTGCGTCCATTCGGGCGGGTCGATCACCGCGATCTATACCGTGCTCGCCGATGGCGACGACGGTAACGACCCCGTCGTCGATTCGGCGCGCTCGATCCTCGACGGGCATATCGTGCTCAGCCGTGCGCTCGCCGAACGCGGGGTGTACCCCGCGATCGACGTCGGTCCCTCGGTCAGCCGGGTGATGACCGACATTGCGGCCAAGCGCCACGTCCATGCCGCGCGGGTGCTGCGGCGGCATCTGGCGACCTATGAGGAAAATCGCGACCTGGTGCTGATGGGCGCCTATCGCGCGGGCGCCGATCCGGCGATC
- a CDS encoding FliH/SctL family protein codes for MSEFTAGFASRHAQAGEALRRAFAPPEGFAPVDPGARVAQKAAPKQPRHFEPADRSAKPTQGWDMFDPEIEQPMAAPAPQPFVDPIAVAHDQGYAEGLAAARAEIEVAAARDRALVDALGRGLADAAHFDRERFAQQLRQTVLHLVTRLVGEIGVSPERLAGRIDAAVDLLADAAESSLVRMHPADVVLVEGRLPATVFACGDPAIARGSFVIESASTIVEDGPEQWIEQLTAAIDRVPLPAQC; via the coding sequence ATGTCTGAGTTCACCGCCGGCTTCGCCAGCCGCCACGCGCAAGCGGGCGAGGCGCTGCGCCGCGCCTTTGCGCCGCCCGAAGGATTTGCGCCGGTCGATCCGGGTGCGCGGGTCGCGCAAAAGGCCGCGCCCAAGCAGCCGCGCCATTTCGAACCCGCCGATCGCAGCGCCAAGCCGACGCAAGGCTGGGACATGTTCGATCCCGAGATCGAACAGCCGATGGCGGCGCCGGCGCCGCAGCCCTTCGTCGATCCGATCGCGGTCGCGCACGACCAGGGCTATGCCGAGGGGCTGGCAGCGGCACGCGCCGAGATCGAGGTGGCCGCCGCGCGTGATCGTGCGCTGGTCGATGCGCTCGGCCGCGGGCTTGCAGATGCCGCGCATTTCGATCGCGAACGCTTCGCGCAGCAATTGCGCCAGACGGTGCTCCACCTCGTCACGCGGCTGGTCGGCGAGATCGGGGTGTCGCCCGAACGGCTTGCTGGGCGGATCGACGCGGCGGTCGACCTGCTTGCCGACGCCGCCGAATCGTCGCTGGTGCGGATGCATCCCGCGGATGTCGTGCTGGTCGAAGGCAGGTTGCCCGCGACGGTGTTCGCGTGTGGCGATCCGGCGATTGCGCGCGGCAGCTTCGTGATCGAATCGGCATCGACGATCGTCGAGGACGGGCCCGAACAATGGATCGAACAGCTCACCGCGGCGATCGACCGCGTGCCGCTGCCCGCGCAATGCTGA
- the fliG gene encoding flagellar motor switch protein FliG, with amino-acid sequence MMLVGEEEAAAILQKLDPEEVRQLGKAMFAVADVSEIEVEYVLDDFIDRARERTAIGFDPRPRIEGMMNRALGQDKADSVLARITPPEAACAIDLLDWLDAGEIAALIETEHPQIAAVLIANLDPTVAAQVLELLPEAIQPQIVHRVARLGPITPEAIETLKSALSSRIGQSSSSAGLQLGGTKDAAKILSSGRKTTETRVMPKIAKIDRETARAIEEAMFVFDNLLDLDDKNLGILIRNVDTDLLVRSLKGVDEAARNRFLGCMSARAADGIRDEMEARGPMRLSEVLDAQKAIIAIARQLGKDGTIMMGGGEDDYV; translated from the coding sequence ATGATGCTGGTGGGCGAGGAGGAAGCCGCCGCGATCCTGCAGAAGCTCGATCCCGAAGAGGTTCGCCAGCTGGGCAAGGCGATGTTCGCGGTCGCCGATGTCAGCGAGATCGAGGTCGAATATGTGCTCGACGATTTCATCGACCGCGCGCGCGAGCGTACCGCGATCGGCTTCGACCCACGTCCGCGGATCGAAGGGATGATGAACCGCGCGCTCGGGCAGGACAAGGCCGACAGCGTGCTGGCGCGGATCACCCCGCCCGAGGCAGCCTGCGCGATCGACCTGCTCGACTGGCTCGATGCCGGCGAAATCGCCGCGCTGATCGAAACCGAGCATCCGCAAATCGCCGCGGTGCTGATCGCCAACCTCGATCCGACGGTGGCAGCGCAGGTGCTCGAACTATTGCCCGAAGCGATACAGCCGCAGATCGTCCACCGCGTCGCGCGGCTGGGGCCGATCACCCCCGAGGCGATCGAAACGCTCAAATCGGCGCTGTCGTCGCGGATCGGGCAATCATCCTCGAGCGCAGGCCTGCAACTGGGCGGCACCAAGGACGCCGCCAAGATCCTGTCGAGCGGCCGCAAGACCACCGAAACGCGCGTCATGCCCAAGATCGCCAAGATCGACCGCGAGACCGCGCGCGCGATCGAGGAGGCGATGTTCGTCTTCGACAATCTGCTCGACCTCGACGACAAGAATCTGGGCATCCTCATCCGCAACGTCGACACAGACCTGCTGGTGCGCTCGCTCAAGGGTGTCGACGAGGCGGCGCGCAACCGCTTCCTCGGGTGCATGTCGGCGCGTGCCGCCGACGGCATCCGCGACGAGATGGAGGCGCGCGGACCGATGCGATTGTCCGAAGTGCTCGATGCGCAAAAGGCGATCATCGCGATCGCGCGGCAGCTGGGCAAGGACGGCACGATCATGATGGGCGGGGGCGAGGACGATTATGTCTGA
- the fliF gene encoding flagellar basal-body MS-ring/collar protein FliF: MENALTPLTPARLAAPLAQAKGFFAQPAVKKALPLVLMIGLIASAALAWLMLATPPQRVLFTQLADNDKSAVSDALAAASIPTRFDQSGALTVGEDDYHKARMLLAGQDLPKAAPGGYAILDELPMGVSRAVEGERLRQARESELARSIGEIDAVADARVHLAMPESSVFVRDNAQPSASVIVRLEPGRTLSDAQVRSIVNLVASSVGGMKPDSVTIVDQMGALLSRDDDERGTSVGDARIDYQRRVEDKFRLQLNKLLTPLVGAGNFSAEVQADVDLDEAQATRERYDKEGVIRAEQGNWVGPNGTPGAPGGIPGALSNTPPAAASLTNPNDPATQPGAAVTTAPAKASEEFARTYDLGKEVSVTRTAPGGIKRLSVAVLLRDPEGKARTPAEIRQITDLVRAAVGYNAQRADQVTVVSRAFSPAVTDVEQPAWYDAAWVPMVARNATALIIALLVLFVGVRPLVKSMGKKREEVTATDRAALPLPGADGGPAPEQPSGSAPVSIDMLQNARGYDDRVGMVRGFTRDNPARAALAVRDMIKADAS; the protein is encoded by the coding sequence ATGGAAAACGCCCTCACCCCGCTCACCCCTGCGCGGCTCGCCGCGCCGCTCGCCCAAGCCAAGGGCTTCTTCGCGCAACCCGCGGTCAAGAAGGCGCTGCCGCTGGTGCTGATGATCGGGCTGATCGCCTCGGCAGCGCTGGCCTGGCTGATGCTGGCAACGCCGCCGCAGCGGGTGCTGTTCACCCAACTCGCCGACAACGACAAATCGGCGGTGAGCGACGCGCTTGCCGCGGCGAGCATTCCGACGCGTTTCGACCAGTCGGGCGCACTGACGGTGGGCGAGGATGATTACCACAAGGCGCGGATGCTGCTGGCGGGGCAGGACCTGCCCAAGGCGGCACCGGGCGGCTATGCGATCCTCGACGAACTGCCGATGGGGGTCAGCCGCGCGGTCGAGGGCGAACGGCTGCGCCAGGCGCGCGAGAGCGAGCTGGCGCGATCGATCGGCGAGATCGACGCGGTGGCCGATGCGCGGGTGCATCTGGCGATGCCCGAATCCTCGGTTTTCGTGCGCGACAATGCGCAGCCTTCGGCATCGGTGATCGTCCGGCTCGAACCCGGTCGCACGCTATCGGACGCGCAGGTGCGTTCGATCGTCAACCTCGTGGCATCCTCGGTGGGCGGCATGAAGCCCGACAGCGTGACGATCGTCGACCAGATGGGCGCCTTGCTCAGCCGCGACGACGACGAGCGCGGCACCAGCGTCGGCGATGCGCGGATCGATTATCAGCGCCGGGTGGAAGACAAGTTCCGCCTGCAGCTCAACAAGCTGCTGACCCCGTTGGTGGGGGCGGGCAATTTCAGCGCCGAAGTCCAGGCCGATGTCGATCTCGACGAAGCGCAGGCAACGCGCGAACGCTATGACAAGGAAGGCGTGATCCGCGCCGAACAGGGCAATTGGGTCGGGCCGAACGGCACGCCGGGCGCCCCCGGCGGGATCCCCGGTGCCCTATCGAACACCCCGCCCGCCGCGGCGTCGCTGACCAATCCCAATGATCCCGCGACCCAGCCCGGCGCCGCGGTGACCACCGCGCCCGCCAAGGCGAGCGAGGAGTTCGCGCGGACCTATGACCTGGGCAAGGAAGTGTCGGTCACCCGCACCGCCCCCGGCGGGATCAAGCGGCTGTCGGTCGCCGTGCTGTTGCGCGACCCCGAGGGCAAGGCGCGCACCCCCGCCGAAATCCGCCAGATCACCGATCTGGTCCGTGCCGCGGTGGGCTACAATGCGCAACGCGCCGACCAGGTGACGGTCGTCAGCCGCGCCTTTTCGCCCGCAGTCACCGATGTCGAGCAACCTGCCTGGTACGATGCCGCGTGGGTGCCCATGGTGGCGCGCAACGCGACCGCGTTGATCATCGCGCTGCTGGTGCTGTTCGTCGGCGTCCGCCCGTTGGTCAAATCGATGGGCAAAAAGCGCGAAGAGGTAACGGCGACCGATCGCGCCGCGCTGCCGCTGCCCGGTGCCGACGGCGGGCCTGCGCCCGAACAGCCGAGCGGATCCGCGCCGGTGAGCATCGACATGCTGCAAAATGCGCGCGGCTATGACGATCGCGTCGGCATGGTACGCGGCTTCACCCGGGACAATCCGGCGCGCGCTGCATTGGCGGTACGCGACATGATCAAGGCCGACGCGTCGTGA
- the fliE gene encoding flagellar hook-basal body complex protein FliE: MSVNGIGGGAMSVDRIMAMRAQILEKNQALSRANPEVAVPATEAPKGNSFTSTLEGMLGDVNKAQNQAGQLSAAYERGETIDIAKVMLARQQASVGFEATLQVRNKLLSAYKDIMSMPV, from the coding sequence ATGAGCGTCAACGGCATCGGGGGCGGCGCCATGAGCGTCGACCGGATCATGGCGATGCGCGCCCAGATCCTCGAAAAGAACCAGGCGCTGTCGCGCGCCAACCCGGAGGTCGCGGTACCCGCGACCGAAGCGCCCAAAGGCAACAGCTTCACCTCGACGCTCGAGGGAATGCTCGGCGACGTCAACAAGGCGCAGAACCAGGCGGGGCAATTGTCCGCCGCCTATGAGCGCGGCGAGACGATCGACATCGCCAAGGTGATGCTGGCCCGCCAGCAAGCCTCGGTCGGGTTCGAGGCGACGCTGCAGGTCCGCAACAAATTGCTGTCCGCCTACAAGGACATCATGAGCATGCCGGTGTAA
- a CDS encoding sigma-54 interaction domain-containing protein: protein MRLHYPLVSTLRAQGLAVATTERERPQPGDHFLVVEGESPPIAARTLVLGGGPGSVIPFVDGHAARVGFDAEDAAIASGFASALLRGAEVPVAADPESLALLTLAERVAKADITVLINGPTGTGKEVLARTIHRASPRANGPFIAINCAALPETMLEAMLFGHQKGSFTGASSGGQGFFRAANGGTLLLDEVAEMPIGLQAKLLRALQEREVVPIGATQAEAIDVRVIACANRDLHAEVQAGRFRADLYYRLSVFPLTTRPLAERLDDVPALATAMIVRHAGGRNTLPWLSRAALAMLEAHDWPGNVRELENVIQRALLLCHGDAIGPADIIFDRPTQLRASNDGPARLSNIVQMSEFQAIRDTLAACNGSRIETARRLGISERTLRYRLAKAREQGDDIGRAQDWKATA, encoded by the coding sequence ATGCGGCTGCACTATCCTCTCGTTTCCACGCTCCGCGCACAAGGCCTCGCCGTCGCAACGACCGAGAGGGAACGTCCGCAGCCCGGCGACCATTTCCTGGTGGTAGAGGGTGAAAGCCCGCCGATCGCGGCCCGCACCCTGGTGCTGGGCGGCGGACCGGGCTCGGTCATCCCCTTCGTCGATGGCCATGCCGCGCGCGTGGGGTTCGATGCCGAGGATGCGGCGATCGCTTCGGGGTTCGCCAGCGCGCTGCTCCGCGGCGCCGAAGTCCCCGTTGCCGCCGACCCCGAGAGCCTGGCGCTGCTAACGCTCGCCGAACGCGTCGCCAAGGCCGACATCACCGTGCTGATCAACGGCCCCACCGGCACCGGCAAGGAAGTGCTGGCGCGGACGATCCACCGCGCATCGCCGCGCGCGAACGGTCCGTTCATCGCGATCAACTGCGCCGCGCTACCCGAGACGATGCTCGAAGCGATGCTATTCGGTCACCAAAAGGGTTCGTTCACCGGCGCGTCATCGGGCGGTCAGGGTTTCTTTCGCGCCGCCAATGGCGGCACGCTGCTGCTCGACGAAGTCGCCGAGATGCCGATCGGGCTGCAGGCAAAATTGCTGCGCGCGCTCCAAGAGCGCGAGGTCGTGCCGATCGGCGCGACCCAGGCCGAGGCGATCGACGTCCGCGTCATCGCGTGCGCGAACCGCGACCTGCATGCCGAGGTGCAGGCGGGCCGCTTCCGCGCCGATCTTTACTACCGGTTGAGCGTGTTCCCGCTCACCACCCGCCCGCTCGCCGAGCGGCTCGACGACGTGCCCGCGCTGGCGACCGCGATGATCGTCCGCCACGCCGGCGGCCGCAACACGCTGCCCTGGCTGTCGCGCGCCGCACTGGCGATGCTCGAGGCGCATGACTGGCCGGGCAATGTCCGCGAGCTCGAAAATGTCATCCAGCGCGCGTTGCTGCTGTGCCACGGCGACGCGATCGGTCCCGCCGACATCATCTTCGACCGCCCGACGCAGCTGCGCGCTTCGAACGATGGCCCGGCGCGGCTGAGCAACATCGTCCAGATGAGCGAATTTCAGGCAATCCGCGACACGCTGGCGGCGTGCAACGGCAGCCGGATCGAGACCGCGCGCCGGCTGGGGATTTCCGAACGCACGCTTCGCTATCGCCTCGCCAAGGCGCGTGAACAAGGTGACGATATCGGCCGCGCGCAGGATTGGAAGGCAACCGCATGA
- a CDS encoding flagellin N-terminal helical domain-containing protein: MTVIGSNISALRSSNAASKATDMLSTAMERLSTGKRINSAKDDAAGLAIASSMTGQIRGMNQGIRNANDGISMAQTAEGALDEVGNMLQRMRELKVQSENGTYSTDDIANITLEQDALAAQIDNVLTNTEFNGQKLFDASAGTAGVVSIQAGANVSDAIELNLGDDLAADTTIAAVVTAGASVATATLENYDDAIATIANRRADLGATQNRLESAVNNLTSNATNLSDARSRIEDADFSAETTALAKAQILSQASTAMLAQANQSQQGVLSLLR, from the coding sequence ATGACGGTTATCGGAAGCAATATCTCGGCGCTGCGTTCGTCGAACGCGGCAAGCAAGGCCACCGACATGCTGTCGACGGCGATGGAACGCCTGTCGACCGGCAAGCGCATCAACTCGGCCAAGGACGACGCCGCTGGCCTCGCCATCGCATCGTCGATGACCGGTCAGATCCGCGGCATGAACCAGGGCATCCGCAACGCCAATGACGGCATCTCGATGGCGCAGACCGCCGAAGGCGCGCTCGATGAAGTCGGCAACATGCTGCAGCGGATGCGCGAGCTGAAGGTCCAGTCGGAGAACGGCACCTATTCGACCGATGACATCGCCAACATCACGCTCGAGCAGGACGCACTCGCTGCGCAGATCGACAATGTGCTGACCAACACTGAATTCAATGGCCAGAAGCTGTTCGACGCAAGCGCTGGCACCGCTGGCGTGGTTTCGATCCAGGCAGGCGCCAACGTTTCGGATGCGATCGAGCTGAACCTGGGTGACGACCTGGCCGCCGACACCACCATCGCCGCGGTCGTAACCGCCGGTGCTTCGGTCGCCACCGCGACGCTCGAAAATTACGACGACGCGATCGCGACGATCGCCAACCGTCGTGCCGACCTCGGCGCCACGCAGAACCGCCTCGAATCGGCAGTCAACAACCTGACCAGCAACGCGACCAACCTGTCGGACGCACGCAGCCGCATCGAAGACGCCGATTTCTCGGCCGAGACGACCGCACTCGCCAAGGCGCAGATCCTCAGCCAGGCATCGACCGCGATGCTGGCGCAGGCCAACCAGAGCCAGCAGGGCGTGCTGTCGCTGCTGCGTTAA
- a CDS encoding sigma-70 family RNA polymerase sigma factor, which translates to MNNAAQALVYTPTTTARDIEALVREHLPLVRRLAWHIHGSMSSLVEVEDLVQVGMVALVEAAGAFEDRGAVTFRQYAITRLRGSMIDELRRQATLTRGAMKRRRAYSETLAALTDETGKRPDDAAIAERLGVTTEKLRLDYSAAEPLRFDSIDDVYTDEGPWFMDDGPDAFEQLAEGDLRTALVAAIAALPVREAQVVQLYYVEELNLEEIGQVLGVGAARVCQIKASAHARLKKALASAV; encoded by the coding sequence ATGAACAACGCTGCACAGGCATTGGTCTATACGCCGACCACGACCGCGCGCGACATCGAGGCGCTGGTCCGCGAACATCTGCCGCTGGTGCGGCGGCTCGCCTGGCATATCCATGGCAGCATGTCGTCGCTCGTCGAGGTCGAGGACCTGGTGCAGGTCGGCATGGTCGCCTTGGTCGAGGCGGCGGGCGCGTTCGAGGATCGCGGTGCCGTCACCTTCCGCCAATATGCGATCACCCGGCTGCGCGGCAGCATGATCGACGAGCTGCGCCGCCAGGCGACGCTGACCCGCGGCGCGATGAAGCGCCGGCGTGCGTACAGCGAAACGCTGGCGGCGCTGACCGACGAGACGGGCAAGCGTCCTGACGACGCGGCGATCGCCGAGCGGCTGGGGGTGACGACCGAGAAATTGCGGCTCGATTATTCGGCCGCCGAGCCACTGCGCTTCGATTCGATCGACGATGTGTACACCGACGAAGGGCCCTGGTTCATGGACGATGGCCCCGACGCGTTCGAGCAACTCGCCGAGGGCGATCTGCGTACCGCCTTGGTGGCGGCGATCGCCGCGCTGCCGGTGCGCGAGGCGCAGGTGGTGCAGCTTTATTACGTCGAGGAATTGAACCTCGAGGAGATCGGCCAAGTGCTCGGCGTCGGCGCCGCGCGGGTGTGCCAGATCAAGGCGAGCGCGCATGCGCGGCTGAAGAAGGCGCTGGCAAGCGCGGTGTAG
- the flhA gene encoding flagellar biosynthesis protein FlhA, whose amino-acid sequence MNAGMFSMANLGPMVRSTALPGAILLLVVLMVVPIPAFLLDVFFILNIMISLAVLMVALNAQKPLDFSAFPTVLLFATLFRLGLNVASTRVVLVHGHEGEAAAGHVIEAFGSFLIGGDYVVGLLVFSILLIINMIVVTKGAGRVSEVSARFTLDALPGKQMAIDADLNAGLITPDEARARRIEVSTEADFYGAMDGSSKFVKGDAVAGLLILAINIVGGLILGMVSHGMAVGEAAQTYILLAIGDALVAQVPALMLSIAAAAIVTRVKSSQDLSGQIGAQFASHRTWTPVAGILGLLAFLPGMPTLVILAAAGAAGYGSYRLRAIANRPPPAEPLPPPADLSRIGWDEVTENMQVMLDIGYGLVPLVDERKGSPLMSRITGVRRQLSKDLGFVVPQVRVRDDINLAPFTYRIVVGGVIVGEDHVSPDEMLALNTGQGFGRLTGKAAKDPTFGLDATWIAPGDADAATGAGYLVVDPGTVIATHLNHLLLQNATDLLGPDEVQALLDGLKDKAGALVAALCPAPLSLTTLTQILRGLLAENIPLKEFRRIAAAIAVAAQRTHDADELIEAIRPELGALIIQKLCGVREPLRVMTLEGHLEALLGQAVRSDPSRRHTIEPDLGRRIVDALQQAAQPLLNEAKPFALVVQPSIRIAIRKLVKTCLPDTPVMSFFEVPEDKSVEVVAVIGAPEALAA is encoded by the coding sequence ATGAACGCAGGCATGTTCTCGATGGCCAATCTCGGCCCGATGGTCCGCTCGACCGCGCTGCCCGGCGCGATCCTGCTGCTCGTCGTGCTGATGGTGGTGCCGATCCCCGCCTTCCTGCTCGACGTGTTCTTCATCCTCAACATCATGATCAGCCTCGCGGTGCTGATGGTCGCGCTCAACGCGCAGAAGCCGCTCGATTTCTCGGCTTTCCCCACGGTGCTGCTGTTTGCCACCTTGTTCCGCCTCGGCCTCAACGTCGCCTCGACCCGCGTGGTGCTGGTGCACGGGCATGAGGGCGAGGCGGCGGCGGGGCATGTGATCGAGGCGTTCGGCAGCTTCCTGATCGGCGGCGACTATGTCGTCGGGCTGCTGGTGTTCTCGATCCTGCTGATCATCAACATGATCGTCGTGACCAAAGGCGCCGGCCGCGTGTCCGAAGTATCGGCACGCTTCACGCTCGACGCCCTGCCCGGCAAGCAGATGGCTATCGACGCCGACCTGAACGCCGGGCTGATCACCCCCGACGAAGCCCGCGCGCGCCGGATCGAAGTGTCGACCGAGGCCGATTTCTACGGCGCGATGGATGGTTCGTCGAAGTTCGTGAAGGGCGATGCGGTCGCGGGGCTGCTGATCCTGGCGATCAACATCGTCGGCGGGCTGATCCTGGGCATGGTCAGCCATGGCATGGCGGTGGGCGAAGCCGCGCAGACCTACATATTGCTGGCGATCGGCGACGCGCTGGTGGCGCAGGTGCCCGCGCTGATGCTGTCGATCGCCGCCGCCGCGATCGTCACCCGCGTCAAATCGAGCCAGGATCTGTCGGGCCAGATCGGCGCGCAATTCGCCTCGCACCGCACCTGGACGCCGGTTGCGGGCATCCTCGGGCTGCTGGCGTTCCTGCCGGGGATGCCGACGCTGGTGATCCTCGCCGCCGCGGGTGCCGCAGGCTATGGCTCGTATCGCCTGCGCGCGATCGCCAACCGCCCGCCGCCCGCCGAGCCGCTGCCGCCGCCCGCCGACCTTTCGCGGATCGGCTGGGACGAAGTGACCGAGAACATGCAGGTGATGCTCGACATCGGCTATGGCCTCGTGCCGCTGGTCGACGAGCGCAAGGGCTCGCCATTGATGAGCCGGATCACCGGGGTGCGCCGCCAGCTTTCGAAGGATCTGGGCTTCGTCGTGCCGCAGGTGCGCGTGCGCGACGATATCAACCTGGCGCCCTTCACCTATCGAATCGTCGTCGGCGGCGTGATCGTCGGCGAGGACCATGTCTCGCCCGATGAGATGCTCGCGCTCAACACCGGCCAGGGTTTCGGTCGGCTGACCGGCAAGGCGGCGAAGGACCCGACCTTCGGGCTCGACGCGACCTGGATCGCGCCGGGCGATGCCGATGCAGCGACGGGCGCCGGCTATCTGGTGGTCGATCCGGGTACCGTCATCGCGACGCACCTCAACCATCTGTTGCTGCAGAACGCGACCGACCTGCTGGGGCCGGATGAAGTCCAGGCGCTGCTCGACGGGCTCAAGGACAAGGCGGGCGCGCTGGTCGCCGCGCTTTGCCCGGCGCCGCTGTCGCTCACGACGTTGACGCAGATCCTGCGCGGGCTGCTGGCGGAGAACATCCCGCTCAAGGAATTCCGCCGCATCGCCGCCGCAATCGCGGTCGCGGCGCAGCGCACCCACGACGCCGACGAGCTGATCGAGGCGATCCGCCCCGAGCTGGGCGCGCTCATTATCCAGAAATTGTGCGGGGTTCGCGAACCGCTGCGCGTCATGACGCTGGAGGGTCATTTGGAAGCATTGCTTGGCCAAGCGGTCCGTTCGGACCCATCGCGCCGCCACACGATCGAACCCGATCTCGGCCGCCGAATCGTCGACGCGCTGCAGCAGGCGGCGCAGCCTTTGCTCAACGAGGCCAAGCCCTTCGCGCTGGTCGTCCAGCCCTCGATCCGCATCGCGATCCGCAAGCTGGTGAAGACCTGCCTGCCCGACACCCCGGTGATGAGCTTCTTCGAAGTGCCCGAGGACAAGTCGGTCGAGGTCGTCGCGGTGATCGGCGCGCCCGAGGCGCTGGCGGCATGA
- a CDS encoding lytic transglycosylase domain-containing protein has translation MRAPPAVPTVSAATGVQGAIAKASAKTGVDFSYLLGQAQIESGMRTNARARTSSATGLYQFIEQSWLGVMKRHGAEHGMGWAADSIQQTASGRYVVSDSATRSAILSLRTDANAASLMAAEHASDNKAEIEGSLGREANGTDLYMAHFLGIGGAKKFLSAMQAAPDRGAASMFPAAARANRSIFYAADGSQRSLGDIYQRFAGKLDRGAQAAGATGTASGNFLAQAQVPAFAAPFPGVDVILGNEASGGDDRWLQTTMANLNVVRAADRTDQARVNALRPTPETARLAYLMLANLGA, from the coding sequence ATGCGCGCACCACCTGCCGTTCCTACCGTCTCCGCAGCAACCGGCGTGCAGGGCGCGATCGCCAAGGCGAGCGCGAAGACCGGCGTCGATTTCTCCTATCTGCTCGGCCAGGCGCAGATCGAAAGCGGGATGCGCACCAATGCGCGTGCGCGCACCTCGAGCGCCACCGGCCTCTACCAGTTCATCGAGCAGAGTTGGCTCGGCGTGATGAAGCGCCACGGTGCCGAGCACGGCATGGGCTGGGCCGCCGACAGCATTCAGCAGACCGCCAGCGGCCGTTATGTCGTAAGCGATTCAGCAACGCGCAGCGCGATCCTGTCGCTGCGCACCGACGCCAACGCAGCCTCGCTGATGGCTGCGGAACACGCATCGGACAACAAGGCCGAGATCGAGGGCAGCCTTGGCCGCGAAGCCAACGGCACCGACCTGTACATGGCGCACTTCCTGGGGATCGGCGGCGCGAAGAAATTCCTGTCGGCGATGCAGGCCGCGCCCGATCGCGGTGCCGCCAGCATGTTCCCCGCCGCCGCACGCGCGAACCGCTCGATCTTCTACGCCGCCGACGGTAGCCAGCGCTCGCTGGGTGACATCTACCAGCGCTTCGCGGGCAAGCTCGATCGCGGCGCGCAAGCCGCCGGCGCAACGGGCACCGCATCGGGCAACTTCCTCGCGCAGGCGCAGGTGCCTGCCTTCGCGGCTCCCTTCCCCGGCGTCGACGTGATCCTGGGCAACGAAGCTAGCGGCGGCGACGATCGCTGGCTGCAGACGACGATGGCCAATCTCAACGTCGTGCGCGCCGCCGACCGCACCGACCAGGCCCGCGTCAACGCGTTGCGGCCGACACCCGAGACCGCGCGACTTGCGTATCTCATGCTCGCGAACCTGGGGGCGTGA